The Dehalococcoidia bacterium genome includes the window GATGTGTGAACACGTCCGGACGGCCTTGGATTTGGCAAATACGCCAAGCGGCCAGCACAACGCGCAAGTTGTTGAGGGGTCTTTCTTTTGCGTCGCTGAAAGTCCAGGCCTCTTCGAGCCGTTGCTCTTCGGGGCTGAGTTCCTTCAGGCCGGTCCGTAAAGGTTTCAGGATAAGTTGACACATGCGCAGACTGGGAAGCTTGAATTCTTCGTAGGTTCTACCCTTGGCCTTTTCTTCGGCAAGAAAAGTTTGGAGGTGCTTCAATACTTCCGTTGCGCTCGGGTCGCGCCCGACTCTGCGAAGCCTCCAGAAGGCATCCTCGATGCTCTCCTTCACCCCTGTGTCGATTGGTTTCATGTGTCAGCTCCTGTCTGCGCGCATGTGCGTGCGCAAGTATGTAGCTTGTAGTATTAAATAACGCGCAAGTATGATAATGTAAGGTTAACAGAAAGCGTAAACATTTGTCAACTAACGAAAGGAGGTGAACGCAGGTGGATAATGGTAAACAGATCAAGGTTGAGAAGTTGGGCTTGAGCCCTCTGGAAGTAAGTGTCGCGACCGGGCTGTCACTGAGCACCGTCCGTACAGCGATCCGTGAGGGCCGTATTCCGGCGGTGCGACTGAGCCCGCGGCGGATCCTGGTTAGCAAGAAGGTTCTCGAGGATTTGCTGGCCAATGGACTGAAGAACAGATAAACGAATCCGGAGGTCATGCGCTAGGCAAAGACAACGTTGCCCTCAAAGGGCAACCTCCTGTCCCCACCCGCGAATCTAAAACGGAAAATGAGGCAAAATGTCAGAGGAAGTCGTTACTCCAGCGGTTCAGTCGATGCGCGATGAAGTCGTCGCCCGGGCCAGCTCAGAGCGCTTGCATGTACAGTCTGAACCTGGCGAAGCCTTTGACTACGACGGGCCACCTGCCTTACCCAGAGAAGCCCGTGAGGGAATCTTCGGTGACTACCTGTCATTGATGGGGCCAACGACAGAGGCGGCGGATAGCTACCACTTTGTTGTCTTCTCTGTGCTGCTAGGCGTCATCCTCAGAAAGAGACTTTACGTCTACCACGCCCGTGAAGTCTATCCGAATATCTACTGTGTACTGGTGGGGCCAACCGGCATCGGACGGAAAGATACGACCCAGTCACGCGGGTGGAAGGTATTGAATGCGCTGTTCGCACAGGGTGGAGGCTCGGCGGGTTCCATGCCGGAGATTATCCCCGGGGTCGGATCCACGGAAGGGTTGCTGGCGCTGGACGGAGCTGGAAAGACGGTGATACTGGCCGAATCGGAATTTCTCAGCCTGATGAACAAAGCCAAGCAAGACTCCGTTTCAACACTGGTGCCCAAACTCACTTCATTATGGGATTGCCCGCCAATGGAAACGCTCAAAACCAAGCATAACCCGGTAACGTGTATCGATCCTTTCCTGTCCATCATCTCTGGCACCGCAGCATGGCTGAAGAAGGCGCTGATCGAGAGAGACGTTGGGGGCGGGTTTGCGAACAGATTTCTGTTCGTTTGCGGGCAGCCAAAGCCACCGATTGGTTTCCCTCCCAAGCCAGATACGAAACGTTTTAGCGAATTGATCACGAGGCTGAACACCATCCGATCCTGCGCGGACGAACTGCACCGCCAGGGACACGGGGAGTTAACGGTTCCTCCCGCCACAAAGCGAATATTTGAGTCGTACTACGAGCGATATTACGTCAGATGCTCAAACGAGACACTGGGTGCCAACTTGATAGCCCGTATCCAGACGTACCTCTGGAAGTTCTGCCTCCTGTTCGCCGCTTGCGATCTCAGTGCCGAGATCAGACCCGAGCACATCGACAGGGCCATCATCATTGCGGATTTCCTGGAGCGTTCCATGCTGTACGTTTTCCATGGTTTCGGTGGCGATCCTATACAAGCGGATGAAGCCGAACTCCTTCGATACCTGCGGGGCAAAGGGCAGGTATCGAACCGGGATGTCTACAGCGGCCTACACTGGAGTGCCGCGAAGTTGGGAGCAGTGGCCAAACCTTTGGTGGCAGCCAATTTGGTCAAACTCGAGAATAAGAAAGGGCTTAACGGACGAGCGGTCCAGTACCTGAAGGTGCTTTTTTGATGGAGATATGCGGCACTTGCGGCATTGCTGCACTCTTGTGGAGTA containing:
- a CDS encoding helix-turn-helix domain-containing protein, translating into MDNGKQIKVEKLGLSPLEVSVATGLSLSTVRTAIREGRIPAVRLSPRRILVSKKVLEDLLANGLKNR
- a CDS encoding DUF3987 domain-containing protein; this encodes MSEEVVTPAVQSMRDEVVARASSERLHVQSEPGEAFDYDGPPALPREAREGIFGDYLSLMGPTTEAADSYHFVVFSVLLGVILRKRLYVYHAREVYPNIYCVLVGPTGIGRKDTTQSRGWKVLNALFAQGGGSAGSMPEIIPGVGSTEGLLALDGAGKTVILAESEFLSLMNKAKQDSVSTLVPKLTSLWDCPPMETLKTKHNPVTCIDPFLSIISGTAAWLKKALIERDVGGGFANRFLFVCGQPKPPIGFPPKPDTKRFSELITRLNTIRSCADELHRQGHGELTVPPATKRIFESYYERYYVRCSNETLGANLIARIQTYLWKFCLLFAACDLSAEIRPEHIDRAIIIADFLERSMLYVFHGFGGDPIQADEAELLRYLRGKGQVSNRDVYSGLHWSAAKLGAVAKPLVAANLVKLENKKGLNGRAVQYLKVLF